The Achromobacter deleyi region CTGGACGTCTCGGTCCAGGCGCAGGTCATCAACCTGCTGATGGACCTGCAGCGCGACCTGGGCCTGACCTATGTGTTCATCTCCCACGACCTGAGCGTGGTGCGTCATATCAGCCACCGCGTGGCCGTGATGTACCTGGGCAAGATCGTGGAGACCGGCACCCGCGACGCCATCTTCGACCGTCCGGCGCACCCCTACACCCGCGCATTGCTGGCCGCCGTGCCGTCGGCGCGCCAGGGCGAGCGCACACCGGTCGAAGTGCTGAAAGGCGAAATCCCCAGCCCGCTGTCGCCCCCGTCGGGCTGCGCGTTCCGCACCCGCTGCCCGATGGCGCAGCCGCGCTGCGCCGAAGAAACCCCTCTGCCCCGCCAGGTCGCCCCCGAACAGCAGGTTGCCTGCCACTTTGCCTGACACCCATTTGCCGGAGATACGCATGTCCCAGCCTGACGACACCCCGTTTGACTACATTCTTGCCGGCGGCACCGTCATCGACGGAACCAATACGCCCGGCCAGCGCGCCGACGTGGGCGTGCGCGGCGACCGGATCGCCGCCGTGGGCGACCTCGCCGCCAGCGCTGCCCGCCGCCGGATCGACGTGGCGGGCAAGGTCGTGGCGCCCGGCTTCATCGACTCGCACACGCACGACGACAACTACCTGCTCAAGCACCGCCACATGACACCCAAGATTTCACAGGGCGTCACCACCGTGGTCACCGGCAACTGTGGCATCAGCCTGGCGCCGCTGGCCCACGCCAGCCCGCCCGCCCCGCTGGACCTGCTGGACGAAGGCGGCTCCTACCGCTTTGAGCGCTTCTCCGACTACCTGGACGCGCTGCGCGCCACGCCCGCCGCCGTCAACGCCGCCTGCATGGTGGGCCACTCCACCCTGCGCGCCGCCGTCATGCCCGATCTGCAGCGGGAGGCCACCCCCGACGAAGTGCGGGCCATGCAATCGCTGGCCGACGACGCCCTGGCCAGCGGCGCCATCGGCATCTCGACCGGCACCTTCTACCCGCCCGCCGCCCGCGCCACCACCGAAGAGATCATCGAAGTCTGCCGGCCGCTCAACACCCACGGCGGCATCTACGCCACGCACATGCGCGACGAAGGCGAGCACATCGTGCAGGCGCTGGAAGAGACCTTCCGCATCGGCCGCGAACTGGACGTGCCGGTAGTCATCTCGCACCACAAGGTGATGGGCCAGCCCAACTTCGGACGGTCCGCGGAAACCCTGCCCCTGATCGAAGCCGCCATGGCGAAGCAGGACGTCTCGCTGGACGCCTACCCCTACGTGGCGGGCTCCACCATGCTCAAGCAGGACCGCGTCCTGCTTGCCGGCCGCACAATCATCACCTGGTGCAAGCCCTACCCCGAACTGAGCGGACGCGATCTGGACGAAGTCGCCGCCGAACGCGGCAAATCCAAGTACGACGTGGTGCAGGAGCTGCAGCCCGCGGGCGCGATCTACTTCATGATGGACGAGCCCGACGTCCAGCGCATCCTGAAGTTCGGCCCCACCATGATCGGGTCCGACGGCCTGCCCCATGACGAACGCCCCCATCCCCGCCTGTGGGGCACCTTCCCCCGCGTGCTGGGCCACTACTCGCGCGACCTGGGCCTCTTCCCCCTGGAGACCGCCGTCTGGAAGATGACGGGCCTGACCGCCGCCAAGTTCGGCCTGGCCGAACGCGGCCAGGTCCAGCCCGGCTACTACGCCGACCTGGTGGTCTTCGACCCCGCCACCGTCGCCGACGCCGCCACCTTCGAACGCCCCACGGAACGCGCCGCCGGCATCCACTCGGTGTACGTCAACGGCGCCCCCGTCTGGGAGGACCAGGCGTTCACCGGCCAGCACGCCGGCCGGGTCCTGAACCGGAGCGCCGCATGAGTTCCCGCCGGTTCCATCCGGCGGCCGCCAGCCGCCCCCGAGCCCGGCATCCCGCCTGAACCGGCCCACCCTTTACAATCCGGCGTAGACGCGGCGGGGCTTGCGGGCCCTGCCCCAGCCCTCAACCCCTTGATGCCAGACCGCTACATGGCCCAACCCGGCAATACATCCCCGCCCGAAATCGTGGGCAAGGAAGAAATGGGCGCTCGCCTGCGCGCCGAGCGCAAGGCCAGAAAGATGACATTGCAGGCGCTATCCCAGGCCAGCGGCATCGCAGTCTCGACGCTATCGAAGGCCGAGCTCGGGCAGATCGCCCTGAGCTACGAAAAGTTCGCCGCGCTGGCGCGCGCGCTGGACATCGACATGACCCGCATGTTCATGCTGCGGGACGCCTCCCAGGCCGCCGTCGCCCCCACCTTCGTCAAGAACAAGCTGAGCGACGCGCGCGACTACATCACGGAGAACTATCACTACCGTCTGCTGATGGGCGAATACCCCGGCAAGAAGATGCTGCCGATGGTCGCCCTGATCGATTCGCGCAAGGTGGTGGAGTTCGAAGACTACATCCGGCACCCGGGCCAGGAATTCGTGGTGGTGCTGTCGGGCAAGGTCCGCATCCAGTTCGAAAACGGCGACAGCGTCGTGCTCGACCGGCTGGAGTCCGCGTACTTCGACAGCAGCATCGGACATGTGTATTTGTCGCTGAGCCGGAAACCGGCGGAAGTCCTGGCGGTGTGCAGCGATATGGAGGATGTGCCTTCGAGGTTGAAGGCGGGTTGAACAGGACTCCCCAACGGCCCCGCGGCCGGCAGGGGATGGCTGGCATATGGCTGTCACATACGCCAGCGATACTGGCGACGAGCCACCGAGGAACCCGGTCTGAACCGGGCAAGCCCTGGATATTCATATGAATGATGATTCGTTGGCCCGCGCCTCAAGCCG contains the following coding sequences:
- a CDS encoding N-acyl-D-amino-acid deacylase family protein, whose translation is MSQPDDTPFDYILAGGTVIDGTNTPGQRADVGVRGDRIAAVGDLAASAARRRIDVAGKVVAPGFIDSHTHDDNYLLKHRHMTPKISQGVTTVVTGNCGISLAPLAHASPPAPLDLLDEGGSYRFERFSDYLDALRATPAAVNAACMVGHSTLRAAVMPDLQREATPDEVRAMQSLADDALASGAIGISTGTFYPPAARATTEEIIEVCRPLNTHGGIYATHMRDEGEHIVQALEETFRIGRELDVPVVISHHKVMGQPNFGRSAETLPLIEAAMAKQDVSLDAYPYVAGSTMLKQDRVLLAGRTIITWCKPYPELSGRDLDEVAAERGKSKYDVVQELQPAGAIYFMMDEPDVQRILKFGPTMIGSDGLPHDERPHPRLWGTFPRVLGHYSRDLGLFPLETAVWKMTGLTAAKFGLAERGQVQPGYYADLVVFDPATVADAATFERPTERAAGIHSVYVNGAPVWEDQAFTGQHAGRVLNRSAA
- a CDS encoding helix-turn-helix domain-containing protein, which produces MPDRYMAQPGNTSPPEIVGKEEMGARLRAERKARKMTLQALSQASGIAVSTLSKAELGQIALSYEKFAALARALDIDMTRMFMLRDASQAAVAPTFVKNKLSDARDYITENYHYRLLMGEYPGKKMLPMVALIDSRKVVEFEDYIRHPGQEFVVVLSGKVRIQFENGDSVVLDRLESAYFDSSIGHVYLSLSRKPAEVLAVCSDMEDVPSRLKAG